GTGCCATAGAAcaaagacacagagagcagatgggcCCCACAGGTGGAAAAGGCTTTGCTTCTTCCCCTCTCAGACTTCTTTTTCAGGATGGCAAAGAGGACACGGGCATAAGAGACTATGATACTCAGAAGTGAAAACTCTTGTATGGAAGtggcaaatataaaaatcactaaTGCATTAATAGATGGGTCAGTGCAAGAAATTGTAAACAGTGGCAAGATTTCACAGTAGAAATGGTCTATTATGTTGGACCTACAGAAAGTCAATCTATGTAATAATCCTACATgaattatggggtgcagaaaaccaaTTACATATGACATACTTATCAGACAAGTGCAGAGTCTGTTCGACATCACCACTGGGTAAAGCAAGGGATTGCATATGGCTACATAGCGATCATAGGCCATCACTGACAGGAGAAAAATTTCTGTGGTTGCactgttacaaaaaaaataatactggaTGAAGCACTCAACCAAGGATATCTTATGATTCTTAGATAAAATGTTGATAAGCATCTTGGGGGTCACAGAGGATGAAGTACACGCATCAGCCATGGCTAAACTACTGAGGAATAAGTACATAGGGGTGTGAAGGTGGGGGTCCTTCCAGATGAGAGCAATCAGGCCAAGGTTGCCCACCATGGTGATGAGGTAGATCACAAGGAACACCAGGAACAGGGGCACCTGCAGCCCTGGACGGTCTGTAAGTCCCGTGAGAACAAACTCAGTCACCTGTGTCTCATTTGTCTCCATTATATCTACTCAGGCTAATCACTGCAATGAGAGAGGTTAAAAACATTAATCAagtcttatataaaatgataaggAGTACAAGTGGAATTACTTTGTTTCTATTGTAATTTGCTCATGAAaatgaatataatgaaatataaagttTCAATGCTTCTTTTAAGAGCACATCGAAAGCTTTTATGTACTTTTGAAATAAGGTGTTTTTAATGCATATAGTTACTTAAACAATTGTGGAAAAAGCTATAAACACTAAGGGATTTGGTCTGAAAACCTGTCATTCACAAATACCTTAAGATTGAATGTATTAATGAGGAAATGTTTTACAGAATTAAGACTAAAAAAaagttgctgggcacagtggcacaacagtgaggcagtaagcaactcaaccctgtctctaaataaaatacaaaaaagggtttggggtgtggcttagtgagTACCCC
This window of the Ictidomys tridecemlineatus isolate mIctTri1 chromosome 3, mIctTri1.hap1, whole genome shotgun sequence genome carries:
- the LOC101967979 gene encoding olfactory receptor 5AC1, whose protein sequence is METNETQVTEFVLTGLTDRPGLQVPLFLVFLVIYLITMVGNLGLIALIWKDPHLHTPMYLFLSSLAMADACTSSSVTPKMLINILSKNHKISLVECFIQYYFFCNSATTEIFLLSVMAYDRYVAICNPLLYPVVMSNRLCTCLISMSYVIGFLHPIIHVGLLHRLTFCRSNIIDHFYCEILPLFTISCTDPSINALVIFIFATSIQEFSLLSIIVSYARVLFAILKKKSERGRSKAFSTCGAHLLSVSLFYGTLFFMYVRPGSGPDKYQNKMYSLFYTIIIPLLNPFIYSLRNKEVLGALRKVMKK